From the Euphorbia lathyris chromosome 6, ddEupLath1.1, whole genome shotgun sequence genome, one window contains:
- the LOC136233978 gene encoding uncharacterized protein encodes MAKGSERHRVKEKHVSRVRRGTDDKHKRVKKERASRVKSGVDASDRSSESHQVKHKRVKKKHVSRVHSRTHASQRQISRRSHPLHPKGPRMSAIRTVLNMDKAIKLQNAKIALEFYEKSHQGAEFELVEALYTKRSRLFLDGAKSSEVWCHVSFIAKPKNVGCNSDASPKHFFGEMLQDDRTSKFNATYCSTYEPSDYPGFNHECIFCPPVQKFHPAVGYHAGRLPWEVVDEWVF; translated from the exons ATGGCTAAAGGCTCCGAGCGTCACCGCGTCAAGGAGAAGCATGTCTCTAG GGTGCGAAGAGGTACTGATGACAAGCATAAGAGAGTCAAGAAGGAGCGTGCCTCTAG GGTGAAGAGTGGAGTTGATGCCTCCGACCGAAGCTCAGAGAGTCACCAAGTCAAGCATAAGAGAGTCAAGAAGAAGCATGTCTCTAG GGTGCATAGTCGAACTCATGCTTCCCAAAGACAGATAAGCAGACGCTCTCACCCACTCCATCCTAAGGGGCCTCGGATGAGTGCTATCCGAAC GGTGCTCAATATGGACAAGGCTATAAAACTTCAAAATGCAAAAATTGCTCTGGAGTTTTATGAGAAGAGCCACCAG GGTGCTGAGTTTGAACTCGTAGAAGCCTTGTATACAAAACGTTCGAGATTATTTCTCGATGGAGCTAAGAGTAGTGAAGTATGGTGTCATGTTAGCTTCATTGCTAAACCGAAGAATGTTGGCTGCAATAGTGATGCATCTCCAAAACACTTCTTTGGTGAAATGTTGCAAGATGATAGAACATCGAAATTTAATGCCACTTACTGTTCTACATACGAGCCTAGTGATTATCCTG GATTCAACCATGAGTGCATATTTTGCCCGCCTGTTCAGAAATTTCATCCTGCCGTTGGATATCATGCTGGTCGTCTGCCATGGGAGGTAGTGGATGAATGGGTTTTTTAA